In Babesia bovis T2Bo chromosome 3, whole genome shotgun sequence, the genomic window AACAATTACCACAACATTTTTGCGTGTTATATTGGGGAAATGTGATCTGTTAAACGAAATTATGCCTTTTCATTCATCCGTATAGTTCTATTACTGAAATTTCACGATGGCTACTATTTTGACCATGCAACTGCCCTCTGATGATGAATGTGATTCTGATTATGTAACATCTGAGCATTCGTCAGATGATGAGGGTAACACAAAGAGAGGAAAACGTAAAATAGACATCGATGCTGAGCTCAGTAGTCGACGTAGGACGTGGATAAACAACGCGAGCACACTTTTTGAACACATGTTACAGGATAGTGAATTGACATATAGGCACCGCAGCACCGTTGATAAATCTGATTACATGCTGCAGTTTCATAAGAAAGATGCTTCTTCCACTGTAAGGAAAAATGGAAAGTTGAGTGAATTGGAGAGGTACATTACGCTAAATTGTAGCCGAATATCAAATGAAAACAAATGCTTGAACTTACGTACGTTCAAAGCTAGCTGTCGTAACATCCCAGATTCTGATAAGCTAAAACAAATCCAGGAAGCTGTTCTATTACAAGGAATACCTGAAAAAGTTACAATAACAAAGACATATAGATTCGCTGGAAAGATGCACACTATTAAAGAGCATGTAGCCAAAATGTCTAGAAGATACAAACAATACGTGATGAGCAAACAGCAAACAATTGGGGGTTCGCTTGCATTTATCGATGATGCGGTCAGTGAATTAGACAAAGCTCCAAAAATATCTGCTATCAAAAAATCAGAAGCTGACTGGCATCAGTACAAAGATGATGAAGGAATTGACATAAATCAAGAGGCTCACAAGTTCCTTAAAAACGAGGAGTTTTTAGATCGAGCCACAATGAAGGAGCATACAGTTAACATCAATGCTCGTAAACAATGAATTTGGGTAAAAATGACTTTAATGGATTTTCTATAACCAGTGAACAATTGCTTAACATGGATCGATCGCTGATTTTCATCGTGAGGTAGACAATAAAAGTGCTGACTTCTATATACCAAGTAGACACTAACAATTCCCTGTGATATTGATGTGCTTTGAATCGGGGAGCACATAAAACTACGTCAAACATAGTTACGCAGGTGTTTGGCAAGCACCCCCCTCCATAGGTTGTCATGATTTTTTAGAAGATCCAATAAAACACATACATCATAAATAGATATTATACGTATGTAACAGCCAATTGATTGAAAAGGTAACCGATAATTCTCTggatgcaatatatatatatatatatatacatgtagATCGGAAactgtatatttattaattCAACTAGTATTATTCAAAAAATAGAAAATCTATAGCAACATTCACCAcattaatgatataaagcCAATTTAAAACACTCTACAATAAGAACGTAAACAAATTTATTGAATGCAAACCCGGCATACAATGCAACCGAGCGTTGAATTTTGAGAAAAAATAGAGTTTGAGTTTCTTTTTCCTCACTCGATTTTTAAAATGCCGCATAGGTTGGAATTACACACCTCTATCTCCAATAAGAGAATTTCCCCAGTGGCGCATTTCATTTTTGCTTCCACGATTTAATGTGTAAGAAAAGAGCTCCATACATTTCGCACATATATAAGACATGTTGACGTCCttatatgtttatagaGGTTTACGATACTGGAATAACCTTACAGGACTAAATAGATTCCATACTCTTGGGCGATTACAATCCTTTCCACGGAATAGTCGAATTTGTGATCATGTTAACGAAACTTCTTTTAATTTGACTGTCATTGCATCATCGTCGCCATGTTTGAAACGTTTTTACACCCCAACGCGTCATATTAATTGGATAGGGATAAAGAAGCGATGGCGGTGCGAAGAAATATTGATGAAGAAACGAAAGCATAAATTTCACTCCAGGGTAGGTATGCGTTTTCGTCTTACGCGTTTTGGCTGGGAACGTCTTCAAAAAGGTCGTAAAGGGAATAAATTACACCTGTCGATTAAACAACGGCGAAACAAAAAGCGAATTAGATTTGTATCGAGACATGATTTGGTAAAGTTAACACGCCAAATGCCTAGTTACAGATTTGTAATACGCGATCCAACCACGAACTACAACCCAAATAGCCAGATTTTACGTAAGAAAATTAATAGTTATTTTGCATAAACAAATATTTCAACTAAGccaatattaaaattaatGCACGTTTATTAACTCGATAGAGCTTTTCTGAAAGAATTTAGTGGGAAAGCCAATAGATCAACACAAGGTGATAAATACAAGGACATTTGTCACGTTTAACGTAATTGATGCAGACTACGTAACACAATAAATTGTGAAAAATCTCTttagtaatatatttacaaataCATGATATTTTACAAATGAAAGTGAATTCAATAAAGGACGATAAAATACGGCCCACAACTGACCGAAGTTATAAACTATGAAAACAACAGACCACAATATTTTGCATAACATGAAAATCAACCAACCTCTCTTCCGGCGTTTTGTCCAACCACCAATTCCAGGCAGTGGAGTTAAAATCATAATTCACATCTATGCCGTATTCACTGTGGAGTGCGATTAAAGACGGCGATATGTGACGCGCTTATGAAACACACCAAAACTTACTACTTAATGTAGGCGTCAGCTCCTACGACAACCAAAGCACTTCGTAAAAGAGTCCTACTGAACCATCCCTTGGGGAAAAATAAACCATACGTATGAGCTCccatattttatataatatggAGTTACCTACACCGCTATGATTCTGGTGCCTCACTAGATTACAACTTACATTTGTTACCGCTTATTTTTTTTTAAAATTTGCTATGTCAAGTTCTTTGGCAACACACTGATTAGAATTTACTCCTGATACGTCGATACTAAGAAAACCGTTACCTCATAGGTTGGACGCGATCAGGAAGCACACAATGCATCCTAGCATAAAGCATTACACATGCATTACTTCAGACgcataatatatttcaatgtaAAGTTTATGATAGATAAAAACAGCAGAATGATAAAATCAACAATTTAAAAATACGGGCACCGAGGATCGAACTCGGGATCTTCTGCGTGTTAGGCAGACGTCATAGCCACTAGACCATGCCCGCTACGTTAAGAGATGTCAGagttgtattatatttaatataattaaaaACCCCAAAATGACTGAGGGCCCATTAAACTAACTGACGAATAATAAAAAGCATCAATATTATAATTCGCATCaacataatatacaactcGTTGTTAGTAGAAAATACGGGCGCCGAGGATCGAACTCGGGATCTCCTGCGTGTGAAGCAGGCGTCATAGCCACTAGACCACGCCCGCCTGAAAAAAGGGACGAAAAAAACGTTGATAATAGCAACGCAAGACATTTATAGAATCTACTCAGTGCTACATATATGGAAAATGTCAAATCGCCTAAACTTCCTTTTCACTACAAATCCTTACACCTATCGACGACGTCAATTGTTGACTATTCCCCGACCATGTGTGTACGATACTGTCCTGGATATACCAAgctatgaaacattttTGCCTTGGTGCAAGGTGAGATTACGATAATTCACAGTGAAAAATCCGTATGAGatttatatctatacttacatatatacagaagaGCAGTTGGGTTGACTGTGTAGATTTGAAGCAGCTGTCAAATCATGGAGGCCAAAGAAAGGCTACAATAACAGTTGATTTCAAGTTGATTAAAGAGTCGTACACTTCGGTGGTACATTTCAATCCACATGATCGCATAAAGGTTAGTGTCGATTTCAATGTAAAACGGAGTATTGTAATTTGAATGTTTTGCAATACTTGAACCATGGTATGCTACAACGCATCTTGCAACAGATCTTTAGACATTATTTTTGCTATCTCACTACAACGCGAATGCACGTATAACCATAATAAAATTTACTTATGTTATGGTTCGTACAGGCTGTAGCCGCAAATAATGATTTATTCGAAGTCCTAGACACTGTTTGGGAATTCAAAGACATCGGTGATGCTACTGAAGTGGATTTCAACATCAAATTCAAGTTTCATTCGGGGATGTATCAAACTATAACTACTTATATGGGTCGTACGTTAAGCGGAAGTATGGTCGATCACTTTGTCAAAGAGTGTTATCGACGACACAATCTGAAGAAAATTCCCTTTCAAAAGGAGCATGTTGGAATCTAAATTCATGGCCAAAATTAAGAAAAACATTAATTAACTTTTTAATGCAGGAAATCAATATGGCTTATGCTTGTTGCATTAATGGTTGTTGTCCTAAGCCTAGTTTAAGTGACATCTATGAGATAGACGATATCATATGCTAGGACACGATAAAACAGTATCTGGGTGACTATATAGATACTAGTTTGCTATGAATGATGAACATCCACACCCtatgtgttacacatacCAGCAGTTAAACAATTTATACTAACGTATCACTATGAAACATATTATTCCAGAGCAGCATTTATAAAAGCCATGAAATAAGATGCGTTATCAATTTTGCTTGAGTGTGTGTCTAACCCCCCCATGGTACACAATTTCGACCAattatgaaatataatacGACCTTCTTTTGGACTTCTAAACACCTCGTAATAGTATGCCatcagatatatatattaatgtttTCAGTGACCCTTGAGGTTACGTTTTGAAATGTTACTGAGAAATTTCTGTACTTGCCACATTTATATGTGTCAATCTGGATTTCACAAATCGCATTATTTATACTTATTATGCCATCTATTGCCCATTACTCTACTATTCACTATTGCTAATGCCATGGTACTAGGACTTGGTAGAGGAAATGGTGTGGCTTACATTAGTTCAGTGAGCCGTCATAGAGGAATTACACCATTCCTGCGATCTTCACCTAGTAATATATGTCGAAATGGCGGATCAAATGGACATGGCAATGAACCATCTTTCATGTCATATGCTGGGCAATATGGTGGATACGAATATCAACCTGCTTATTCACAACCACACTTTATTGCTCCCTCAACGGCGCCACCCATGTATGGCGCCTCATTGGGATATATGCAGCCTTCTAACAATATATCTCAAGGTGGCGTTTCGCGATATGGATACGGTGGTTATAGAGGCAATCGGCAACATTATGGAGGATATAATGGTAAGTACAATATTTCATACAAAAACTTACGACTATCTTTGCTGTAAGcaaataaacaaaattTGTGTGAACTAAATTAcatactatatatatatatatatataatgccCATGTGTTCGCACGCCAATACTTTGTGCACAGTTTAATATTGTTTGTAGCAGCAGTATACAACAGCCAGTCATCTTTCAAATTACCAAACATAGATTGGAATGGAAAACAATTGGTTGAGATAAAGAAAGATTTCTACGATCTGAGCCCGGAAGCTAACAACCGACCTGGGGAAGAGATAGAGGCTATCCTAGAAAGCCACCAGATAATAATAGATGGAGAGACACCTCTGCCTAAACCTGTCAATACATTTGACGAGGCGGTATTTAATGAAGCTATACAACGCATAATCAAAAACATGGGTTTCATTGAGCCAACTCCCATACAAAAAGTTGGATGGACTTCTTGCTTGACTGGTTAGTTTCttgtataaaataaaatctGCTGTCATGTTTTATTTAACAGTAAGACAGCATATCGT contains:
- a CDS encoding coenzyme Q-binding protein COQ10 family protein; this translates as MSNRLNFLFTTNPYTYRRRQLLTIPRPCVYDTVLDIPSYETFLPWCKKSSWVDCVDLKQLSNHGGQRKATITVDFKLIKESYTSVVHFNPHDRIKAVAANNDLFEVLDTVWEFKDIGDATEVDFNIKFKFHSGMYQTITTYMGRTLSGSMVDHFVKECYRRHNLKKIPFQKEHVGI